A single genomic interval of Helianthus annuus cultivar XRQ/B chromosome 6, HanXRQr2.0-SUNRISE, whole genome shotgun sequence harbors:
- the LOC110883387 gene encoding uncharacterized protein LOC110883387 — protein MKIVAELEDEQEAEFEDEQFREKRVLIKQNGWVGQEKHTYLTEVSLFVGIRDNEFVVGQAVLKAESSKIAKHEKACLENQHVFIPFAFDTFGSLDLEAVEFLNRVQWVMNSSLSTFKGRFVFSRIGFAIQKGIAAQLVARLSTTCL, from the exons ATGAAGATAGTAGCAG AGCTTGAAGATGAACAAGAAGCAGAGTTTGAAGATGAACAATTTAGGGAAAAAAGGGTTTTAATAAAGCAAAATGGGTGGGTGGGCCAGGAAAAACACACGTACCTTACAGAAGTGTCCCTTTTTGTTGGGATCAGGGATAATGAGTTTGTTGTTGGCCAGGCTGTGTTGAAGGCGGAATCAAGCAAGATCGCTAAACACGAGAAGGCTTGTTtagagaatcaacatgtgtttatCCCATTCGCTTTTGATACATTTGGTTCCCTAGACCTAGAGGCTGTGGAATTCTTAAATAGGGTCCAATGGGTTATGAATAGTAGTCTCTCAACATTTAAGGGTCGTTTTGTCTTTAGCAGGATTGGTTTTGCAATTCAAAAGGGGAttgcggcgcagcttgttgcccgtttatcTACCACTTGTTTGTAA